In Arachis hypogaea cultivar Tifrunner chromosome 17, arahy.Tifrunner.gnm2.J5K5, whole genome shotgun sequence, a single window of DNA contains:
- the LOC112767023 gene encoding uncharacterized protein: protein MSHAREPSSLRVKDAHEKGRSRTAAAVQPASSLSPFSSPPQAPRALSSSQARLPLSQSQGLLRSITVASSSSYFSHQRLLRCELVSEQSLVNIEDAILRQFDDKDMTIVLAALSVDGLENVIGSYKLFDALQNVLRRCSSQLLSGGHDVKKICSIHYNKFGLRQPFKNISYNKEKCCL, encoded by the exons ATGTCGCATGCGAGAGAGCCATCGAGCTTGAGGGTGAAAGATGCGCATGAGAAAGGGAGGAGTCGCACTGCTGCCGCCGTCCAACCCGCCTCATCATTGTCGCCATTTTCGTCACCGCCTCAAGCTCCTCGCGCTTTGTCATCGTCGCAAGCTCGTCTCCCTTTGTCACAGTCGCAAGGTTTGTTACGCTCTATCACCGTCGCAAGCTCGTCTTCCTACTTCAGCCATCAACGCCTCCTTCGCTGTGAGTTGGTCTCTGAGCAA AGTCTTGTAAACATTGAAGATGCCATATTGAGACAGTTTGATGATAAAGATATGACAATTGTTCTAGCAGCTTTATCAGTTGATGGCCTGGAAAATGTAATAGGTTCTTATAAGCTATTTGATGCACTGCAAAATGTGCTGAGGAGATGTAGTAGCCAGCTGCTGTCAG GAGGACATGATGTGAAGAAAATATGTTCCATACACTACAACAAATTCGGGCTGAGACAACCCTTTAAAAACATTTCCTATAATAAGGAAAAGTGTTGTCTTTGA
- the LOC140181127 gene encoding ABC transporter A family member 8-like, producing the protein MIPDVKVNCTQAFTLWRNSFSDIWDELQLEDRDDDTTDYKLHKNPISGAFDFLNSNKNIFNVSFLIYKRDNRDQINMSRTPRSVNMENQVSK; encoded by the exons ATGATCCCAG atgttAAGGTGAATTGTACTCAGGCTTTTACCTTATGGCGCAATAGTTTTTCTGATATATGGGATGAGCTACAACTTGAAGATCGTGATGATGATACAACAGATTACAAGTTACACAAGAATCCTATCAGTGGAG CTTTTGACTTTCTAAAttcgaataaaaatatttttaatgttagCTTTTTAATTTACAAACGTGACAATAGAGATCAGATCAACATGAGCCGCACTCCTCGTTCTGTAAATATG GAGAATCAAGTAAGCAAGTAA